The window CTTTACTGCTTCCTATAGATGCAAAAGTAAGCAGGCGGGTAATTCATCAGCCCTTGGGTTATGGGTCCATCGGAAAACATAATACATATGTATATTTTTTGGATAACAAGTACCCACAAAGGCAATAGAAACTTTACCAATCAGCATTGCTACTCGGCTAAAAGAATGAGTTGTAACTTGTCAAATAAAAGTTTACAGTTTTTCAGTAAAAAATCTTGACTAACAGACTGCACCAATTTCGTATAAAATATTTCGAATATAGGGCTCTGCATCACCCTGGCGTACATCGATCAATGAGGAGAATGAGTTCCTTCGTATGCAGGTAACTTTCTAGCAGTTCGAAAGCTCTGTTTTGCAAAATACACGCAACTAGCAGCATAACAGGGTTTATAGTTTATCTAGTTATTTGTTTGCCGAAACTTTTGTTCCTTAAACTAAAAAAAGATTATGTAAACTCTATCAGGCCATTCAGAACCAGTCAGAACTGAATTGTCTTCAGAAGAAGCTTGATTGCTGtgttgatgaaaaagaaaaattgcagaGGTATATTGCTGCTCTCTGTTTTTCCCGAATTTGGTCACCCATGTCATCTCTCGTCCCTGGATGACGGTGATACGTAATAGATTCTGGTGTTAGTATATAGTTGACCCGTACCTTCTGCCTTTCTTCGCTTTCAGAGTTGAATTTGGACATTTCTGATCccatagtactcttttggtgtCCGAATATCTTGTAGGCATGTAGATGACTTGGTAAGACAACTAGAAGCTGAGAGGACTCAAGATGCACTGAGAAATCAGCCTGGTCTTCCTTCAATGGCCAAGAATCAGATACCCAATACTGCTCCACCTGAGCAGATAGAACTAAAAACAATGGTTGATGCCATTGCTGCAGCAAGCCAAAGGGAAGCGGAATCTCATGAGATGGCCATTTTCTTGtccaaagaaaatgatgaaCTTAAGATGAAGCTAAAAGTACTAATTGAAGATAATAACAAACTGATAGAACTATATGAAGCGGCAGTTGCACAAAATCATGCTGATGGTAAGGAAACTCATAAATCCGAAGAGCGGATGGAAGAAGAACAATATCATGACAGCCAATTTGCTGGGGAGCAACTGGAGATGAATAAAGAGGTTCAGAATGTAAAGCATCAACTTCTGGAGAtgcatgaagaaaatgagaaattgATGGGGCTATATGAGAAAGCCATGCAAGAGAGGGATGAACTTAAACGACTTCTGGCCTCCAATGAACAGAAAAGTGTTGAGAAAAGAGTTGAGTGTGACCGCCCGGTTGAGCTTGTTGAAATGTATGAAGAAAATCATCTGAAGCTTGAAGAATCTTTCATGCCGGTTGATGAGAATGTTACTTCTAACAAAACGGGTTTCCTCGAAACAATGATGGAGGGTGGACATCTTCTTAAGTTAGAAGATAATTCAATATCTGTTGATGCAAAAAGCTTGTTGGTGGAAAGTGGTTTGTATGAAGTAAATGTGCAGGATGCCAGTGAATGTTCTGTTAGTAGTCAGGACAATGACAGATCTGAAGATTTGACTTGTTCTGAGATAGCAGATCTTGCAGAGAATGAAGTTTCAGGGCAAAGTGCACAGCATAAAGTTGAAACTGTCATACTAAATGAATCTGAATCTGTAAGAGGGGGCCTACTTCCGAATGAAGCTGGTTCATCTGAATACAAAACCGGTTTGAGGCATCAGAAATCTGGTGGCAGTCCAAAAATAGATGACAGGTCAGCAGCAATTTGCTTGTCAGAAGATGTGAGTTTGTTTAGAAAGAAGCTTGTTGAAGCACAAGAGAAGATTTCAGACTCTGCACAAAGTTTGAGTATATTTGGTACGCTTGAGAGAGCAATCCTTGAGGTTGATCAGTTATCACAAGAAATTGGAAGGCTAGAAAATGGCCTACAGGTGAAACAACAAGAGTATGCATTATCGAAGGTTTGTTCTACAGAGATTCATGAGAGGAGAGTCATTCTTGACAAGAAGTTGGCAGCACTGAGATACTCTTTGTCGAGCTTCTCTTCATCAATTAGATATTTTGAGCTACGTGAAGATCAAGCAAGAGAGAAGTTGAGTGCTTCATCGATGCATCTAAACCAGAAGAAACAAGAATTGGCCCGTCTGCAAGCGTCTAAAGATCAAATGATGGATGCACAGGTAAAAATAAAAGAGTCTGAAATTGAAATGCAAAACTACCTGGCTGACCTGAAGTCAAAAGTGGAGGAAGAAACACGGAGACTAGAGAATGATAAGGTTCTCTTTGCCATAGATAATTTTGAGAAGACAGACGCCCGTCACTCACAGAGGAGTTGGCATCTGAGTGGTAAAGCAACTGAGCTTTTGAAGTCCGAGGAAGAGAAGACAAAATTGCAAAATCAAGTAAAGCAGACTCGGGAAAAACTTGGGCTCGCGAGAAAGGAAATTGAGCATATGAACAATAAACTAGGGAAGGTGGAGGTTGACATACAAGTTGTCAGTAATGAGATAGAAAATACTCTGCAGTCAGTGGAAGAGATGGGTCACAAGCTTCAGAGcatcattaaagaaaaagagatgcTTTTAGAGATGAAAGAAAACGGAAGGGATGAATTTGAGAACATGATACTCGAGTATCATCAACATATGTTTGAAACTGAACTAAAAGAGGAAGAAATGAGGATCTTGGATGAAGAAGTGCAGTCAGAATCAAGTAAAATAGAGGACTTAATGAGAGCAAAAGCAGTAGCAACGGAGAGAAAATCACAGTTGTTGGAGGCAATTTCTTGCCATTCCTGCTTTGTGTCTGACAAGATTGAGGAGGATCTTCATAGCATAAGGATGTCAGTTATGGAGTTGAATTCATTACTTAAATGAGTGTTGAATGATTTGATAATTCTTTTGTTGTTAATGCAGTTTCCTGACTgcatgatttgcaaacctgctcttttttttttttgttaatatgGATCGTCTCACCCCATGCTTATTGTAATGTATTGCCCGATCTGAAGTTACCCTGACTTGTGCGAATTGTGCACTACTATAGGGATAATATCAGAGCCCTTCCTTgaggtttctcttaatatcaaTTGACACTCTTAAAGTTTTAGAAATATTACTTACCTTCcctaataattataaaaagacTATATTAAATCTCACTTAACACATAattcacatatcaaataaatgggactcaaaaatttaaaaaagagaAACGAAAGTTGCtttgttattttttcttttttttttattattctctcTTATTATGTTTTGGATGATTATGCagtattttatttgtaaattataataaattgaattttgtttatcttttattttttgtgattgtgataaAGTGTGATATTGCTTATGTTGAGTTGATTTTTATAATGACCAATACAATTTAACGGTTTGGACAAGGGTTGAATATAGAGAGTGGAATTGatgcaagtgtatttcttttcaaatatcttttctatttttaaaatttatatttttatggggTTTAGTATTATGATGTGGTACTACTGCAAGAAATTATTTTTGAGgtgatgattttcttgaagtgaaCAAAGTGATTTAGGAATATTTTGATTTAGCAAGTGAAAGGGTAGTTTAGAACTTTTAAaagttttgttacattaacaACAAAAGTAAGAAAGGTAAGTAATATTTTTAATACTTTGAAAGTGCTAGGTGATATCAAGAGAAACTTCAGGATAGGTTTATGATATTATCCCACTACTATAATCACATCAAACGGAATAGCATATAAAggcaagggataatttcaaaaacctcccttgaggctTTTTACAATTTCACTATCTTCTGCTAAAGTTTTAGAAATATCACTTACCCCCTATAAACTATTTGGAGTGCAATGTTTACCTCATGGGTAGTCAAATGACTTTATTATCCTTACAACTTAGGAAATACTATGTATTTATACGGAGAGAAACAATTTAGTCACTTGTACTAAATTAACCATGATTttgaatataaaaaaattttgaaaatcttgaatacTAAATTTTATAACAATAATTGGtaacattttaaaattctttttctatattttagtAGTTCTTGCAATTTCTTTCTCCTAAAAAAGGATTAAAATTACTATTTAGATATTATTATTTCATAAATTTTTCATAAGAATAACAAGATGAATATGAAAATACACAAAAAGAGGGTAAAGTATTAAAATATAGTTACAATTAGATTTTATTACGTTATGGATAAATTGTAACTGCACATAAATCTATTCttcctttctttaatgtttcttttcttttctttgtatacgtaatccaaacaagatggttagaaaaaaatttttctactttgatttatttgcttttacATTAA is drawn from Coffea arabica cultivar ET-39 chromosome 1c, Coffea Arabica ET-39 HiFi, whole genome shotgun sequence and contains these coding sequences:
- the LOC113723471 gene encoding kinesin-like protein KIN-12E; translation: MPLFSDAASAIKSRFRYHDHASSSSSEVSSAMPAVKSTPDLMFKSATKESNSLTIRSFSESGFNDDDDSKTTPFVRSFEFHDDPSFWKEQNVQVIIRIRPLSSSEISLQGHGRCVRQDSSQAITWTGHPESRFTFDLIADETVSQEMLFKVAGVPMVENCMGGYNSCMFAYGQTGSGKTHTMLGDIEGGTRRHSVNSGMTPRVFEYLFSRIQKEREARREEKLRFTCRCSFLEIYNEQILDLLDPSSVNLQIREDNKKGIYVENLTEVEVTSARDVIQKLLQGATNRKVAATNMNHASSRSHSVFTCTLESKWESQGVTHHRFARLNLVDLAGSERQKSSGAEGERLKEATNINKSLSTLGLVIMNLVNVSNGRSLHVPYRDSKLTFLLQDSLGGNAKTSIIANISPSSSCSLETLSTLKFAQRAKYIKNHAIVNEDASGDVLAMRIQIQNLKKEVARLRSLANGVAENHETDPLAVSFPGSPGNFKWEGVNGLSSPLTSNKRMSTKKEYEVALVGAFRREKDKDIALKALADESQAAMKLAKQREDEIQGLKMRLRFREAGIKRLEAVASGKISAETHLLKEREEHLNEIEVLRAQVDRNQEATRFAMENLRLKEEIRRLKSFCEEGERERMNEQIMTLQNKLLEALDWKLMHESDPMIVPKETSEPTLSSGDDLLLSSHGSASPWRTSINEENEFLRMQAIQNQSELNCLQKKLDCCVDEKEKLQRHVDDLVRQLEAERTQDALRNQPGLPSMAKNQIPNTAPPEQIELKTMVDAIAAASQREAESHEMAIFLSKENDELKMKLKVLIEDNNKLIELYEAAVAQNHADGKETHKSEERMEEEQYHDSQFAGEQLEMNKEVQNVKHQLLEMHEENEKLMGLYEKAMQERDELKRLLASNEQKSVEKRVECDRPVELVEMYEENHLKLEESFMPVDENVTSNKTGFLETMMEGGHLLKLEDNSISVDAKSLLVESGLYEVNVQDASECSVSSQDNDRSEDLTCSEIADLAENEVSGQSAQHKVETVILNESESVRGGLLPNEAGSSEYKTGLRHQKSGGSPKIDDRSAAICLSEDVSLFRKKLVEAQEKISDSAQSLSIFGTLERAILEVDQLSQEIGRLENGLQVKQQEYALSKVCSTEIHERRVILDKKLAALRYSLSSFSSSIRYFELREDQAREKLSASSMHLNQKKQELARLQASKDQMMDAQVKIKESEIEMQNYLADLKSKVEEETRRLENDKVLFAIDNFEKTDARHSQRSWHLSGKATELLKSEEEKTKLQNQVKQTREKLGLARKEIEHMNNKLGKVEVDIQVVSNEIENTLQSVEEMGHKLQSIIKEKEMLLEMKENGRDEFENMILEYHQHMFETELKEEEMRILDEEVQSESSKIEDLMRAKAVATERKSQLLEAISCHSCFVSDKIEEDLHSIRMSVMELNSLLK